The Papaver somniferum cultivar HN1 chromosome 3, ASM357369v1, whole genome shotgun sequence genome includes a region encoding these proteins:
- the LOC113355135 gene encoding protein NUCLEAR FUSION DEFECTIVE 4-like, translated as MHESSSSSSSLGKWLGFVTAIWVQAISGNNYTFSNYSAALKSLMSLTQLQLNNLSVAKDVGKAFGVLAGIASDRLTTPAILLIGSLEGLIGYGVQWLVVSRRIHPLPYWQMCIFLTLGGNSTTWMNTAILVTCMRNFRKNRGPVSGILKGFVGLSTAIFTDVCSALFADSPSKFLLMLAIVPAVVCLTAIFFLREVPESVTNTAARQEEESKYLNFFNIVAVVVALYLLIYDLSGKHSHLLSLLFASGLLLLLVVSPLSIPLYSIFKNSNSQNNNNNDVETRTQEEEAQTVETEMREKSVLVVEEEKDLETDKVVETDYKKPVLGEDHTILEAVQTLDFWILFLSFLCGVGTGLAVMNNLGQMGLALGHADVSIFVSLTSIFGFFGRIGSGTISEYFLKNHATPRPLWNAASQIPMSLGYIVLAIALPGSLYVGSIVVGICYGVRLAVTVPTASELFGLKYYGLIYNILILNLPLGSFLFSGLLAGFLYDAQATKTKGGGNTCVGAHCYRQVFVVMALSCVVGLVLDVLLVFRTKKLYKKIQIGKKSG; from the exons AtgcatgaatcttcatcttcttcttcttcactaggAAAATGGTTAGGGTTCGTAACAGCAATATGGGTACAAGCGATATCAGGAAACAACTATACATTTTCAAACTACTCGGCTGCTTTAAAATCATTAATGTCTTTAACTCAACTACAACTAAATAATCTCTCAGTAGCTAAAgatgttggtaaagcttttggTGTTCTTGCTGGTATAGCTTCCGATCGTCTTACCACTCCTGCTATTTTATTAATTGGATCTCTGGAAGGTCTTATCGGTTATGGGGTTCAATGGCTTGTTGTTAGTCGGAGAATTCATCCTCTTCCTTACTGGCAG ATGTGCATATTTCTGACCCTGGGAGGAAACAGTACAACATGGATGAATACAGCGATTCTAGTTACATGCATGCGCAATTTTCGTAAAAATCGCGGTCCTGTATCTGGAATCTTAAAAGGGTTTGTGGGTTTAAGCACAGCGATCTTCACAGATGTTTGTAGCGCTTTGTTTGCTGATAGTCCTTCAAAATTTCTGCTCATGTTAGCAATAGTTCCTGCCGTGGTTTGTCTCACTGCAATTTTCTTCCTCCGCGAAGTTCCAGAATCCGTTACAAATACAGCTGCCAGACAAGAAGAAGAATCCAAATACTTGAACTTCTTCAATATTGTTGCTGTGGTTGTTGCTCTATATCTCTTAATATATGATCTCTCCGGAAAGCACAGTCATCTACTGTCTTTGCTTTTCGCTTCTGGACTTCTACTTCTATTAGTAGTTTCGCCATTGTCTATTCCGCTATACTCTATATTTAAGAACTCAAactctcaaaataataataataatgatgttGAAACAAGAACTCAAGAAGAAGAAGCACAAACAGTTGAAACAGAAATGAGAGAAAAATCGGTACTAGTAGTAGAAGAAGAGAAAGATTTGGAAACTGACAAAGTTGTtgaaacggattataagaaaccaGTTCTTGGAGAAGATCACACAATCTTAGAGGCAGTTCAAACTTTAGATTTCTGGATTCTTTTCCTTTCGTTTCTTTGTGGTGTAGGTACTGGTTTAGCTGTGATGAATAATCTGGGGCAAATGGGTTTAGCTCTTGGGCATGCTGATGTTTCTATATTTGTATCACTTACAAGTATATTCGGTTTCTTTGGTCGTATCGGCTCAGGAACGATATCTGAATATTTTCTCAA GAATCATGCAACACCAAGGCCGCTATGGAACGCTGCATCGCAAATCCCGATGTCTCTAGGATACATTGTTTTAGCCATTGCATTACCAGGTTCCTTGTACGTGGGCTCAATTGTTGTTGGTATTTGCTACGGTGTTCGTCTTGCCGTTACAGTACCCACTGCTTCGGAACTATTTGGCCTTAAATACTATGGTTTGATCTACAACATTCTAATCTTGAATCTTCCCCTTGGGTCATTCCTATTCTCTGGTTTGCTGGCTGGTTTTTTGTACGATGCACAAGCAACTAAAACAAAAGGAGGTGGAAATACATGTGTTGGAGCTCACTGTTATAGACAAGTTTTTGTGGTCATGGCTTTGTCGTGTGTAGTTGGTTTGGTGTTGGACGTGCTACTTGTGTTCCGAACGAAGAAACTTTACAAAAAGATCCAAATCGGTAAGAAGTCTGGCTAG
- the LOC113360853 gene encoding luminal-binding protein 4-like produces the protein MRTVFDIKRLIRRRFDDKEVHRDMKLLPYKIVNKEGKPYVEVKLKDGETKVFSPEEISVMILTKMKETAEAFLECCHYCSWND, from the exons ATGAGAACTGTCTTTGATATCAAGAGACTTATCAGAAGAAG GTTTGATGATAAAGAGGTACATAGAGATATGAAACTCTTACCATACAAGATTGTCAACAAGGAAGGAAAGCCATATGTTGAGGTTAAACTTAAGGATGGGGAGACTAAGGTTTTCAGTCCTGAGGAAATTAGTGTTATGATTCTGACCAAGATGAAGGAAACCGCTGAAGCATTCTTAGAATGCTGTCATTACTGCTCCTGGAATGATTAA